A single region of the Terriglobia bacterium genome encodes:
- the lon gene encoding endopeptidase La, protein MAENEKTNEVSDEQIKIPEMLPVLPIRDIVIFPFMIIPLSVARDRSIKAVDQALTEQRLILLLAQKSVDQDDPKSEDLYPVGTVATIMRLLKLPDGRVRILVQGLARAQAVSFDESLTFTRAKLEVLNEPTVNLKAVETEALIRNVKSEVDKAVNLGKSISPEILVIISNLDDPGRLADLVASNLELKVEVAQRVLESVDPVDRLRKINELLTKEIELLTVQQQIDTAAKADIDKSQREYYLRQQLKAIQQELGDVNELQEEINQYREKVEKAGMPAEVREEVDRQVKKLERMHPDAAETATLRNYLDWMVELPWSKQTVDNLDLKKAQSILDKDHYGLEKIKERIVDYLAVRKLKEKSKGPILCFVGPPGVGKTSLGKSIAHALDRKFVRLSLGGVHDEAEIRGHRRTYVGAMPGRIVQGIRQAGTNNPVFMLDEVDKIGADYRGDPSSALLEVLDPEQNFSFRDHYLGVPFDLSNVMFITTANIIDTIQPAFLDRMEVITLSGYTEQEKLQIAVRHLIPKQLDENGLKSEQIEFTETVLKRIITQYTREAGLRNLEREIGTVCRKVARRIAEGKTEKFKVVEQKLEEFLGPPKILPEEILKKDQVGVATGLVWTPVGGEIIFVEATTMKGKGTLLLTGHLGEVMKESAQAALSYARAHAREFHIDEEFFGNNDIHLHVPEGAIPKDGPSAGITMATAMISAFTGRLVKKSVAMTGEITLRGNVLPIGGLKEKVLAAHRAKIRLVIVPALNRKDLKDIPEEIRKEMEFVFVDNVKSVLDEALTSGANESEKQKSLTKLKARKGRSQRQLVPAH, encoded by the coding sequence ATGGCTGAAAACGAAAAGACCAACGAAGTGTCCGACGAGCAGATCAAGATCCCGGAGATGCTTCCTGTTTTGCCGATCCGTGACATTGTCATCTTCCCTTTCATGATCATCCCGCTGTCGGTGGCGCGGGACCGCTCCATCAAGGCCGTGGACCAAGCGCTCACGGAACAGCGGCTGATTCTTCTCCTGGCACAAAAATCAGTGGACCAGGACGATCCCAAATCCGAGGACCTGTATCCGGTCGGTACCGTGGCCACCATTATGCGGCTGCTGAAATTGCCCGACGGCCGGGTCAGGATCCTGGTCCAGGGATTGGCCAGGGCACAAGCCGTCTCCTTCGATGAGTCGCTCACTTTTACGCGGGCCAAGCTGGAAGTGCTCAATGAACCCACGGTCAACCTGAAAGCGGTCGAGACGGAAGCGCTAATCCGAAATGTGAAATCGGAAGTGGATAAGGCGGTCAACCTGGGAAAGAGCATCTCGCCCGAAATTCTGGTCATCATCTCCAACCTGGACGACCCCGGTCGACTGGCTGATCTGGTCGCCTCCAATTTGGAGCTGAAGGTCGAGGTGGCCCAGCGCGTCCTCGAATCGGTCGACCCCGTCGACCGGCTTCGCAAAATCAACGAGCTGCTTACCAAGGAGATCGAGCTCCTCACCGTGCAGCAACAGATTGATACGGCGGCCAAGGCCGACATCGACAAGTCCCAACGCGAGTACTACCTGCGTCAGCAGCTCAAGGCGATCCAGCAAGAACTGGGGGATGTCAACGAACTGCAAGAGGAGATCAACCAGTACCGGGAAAAGGTCGAAAAGGCCGGCATGCCCGCCGAAGTGCGCGAGGAGGTGGACCGTCAAGTCAAGAAACTCGAGCGAATGCATCCGGACGCCGCCGAGACCGCCACGCTTCGCAACTACCTCGACTGGATGGTGGAATTGCCCTGGTCCAAGCAGACCGTCGACAACCTGGACCTGAAGAAAGCGCAGTCCATCCTGGACAAGGATCATTACGGGCTCGAAAAGATCAAAGAACGCATTGTCGATTATCTGGCCGTTCGAAAGCTCAAAGAGAAATCAAAAGGCCCTATTCTCTGCTTTGTCGGCCCGCCGGGGGTGGGCAAGACCTCCCTGGGAAAATCCATCGCGCACGCCCTGGACCGCAAATTTGTCCGCCTCTCGCTCGGCGGGGTCCACGATGAGGCCGAGATCCGGGGCCACCGCCGCACTTACGTGGGGGCCATGCCCGGACGGATTGTCCAGGGAATTCGACAGGCGGGCACCAACAATCCCGTGTTCATGCTCGACGAGGTCGATAAAATTGGCGCGGATTACCGTGGGGACCCGTCCTCAGCGCTCCTTGAAGTGCTGGATCCGGAACAGAATTTCTCCTTCCGAGACCATTACCTGGGCGTGCCCTTTGATCTCTCTAATGTCATGTTCATCACTACGGCCAATATTATCGATACGATTCAACCGGCCTTTCTGGACCGCATGGAGGTCATTACGCTGTCCGGTTACACCGAACAGGAAAAGCTTCAAATCGCGGTGCGACATCTGATCCCCAAGCAACTCGATGAGAATGGGCTGAAATCCGAGCAGATCGAGTTCACCGAGACCGTGCTGAAGCGGATCATTACACAGTACACCCGGGAAGCCGGCCTCCGAAACCTCGAGCGTGAAATCGGAACAGTGTGCCGAAAAGTGGCGCGACGCATTGCGGAAGGGAAAACCGAGAAATTTAAGGTTGTTGAACAAAAGCTCGAGGAATTCCTCGGCCCTCCGAAGATCCTGCCTGAGGAAATTTTGAAAAAGGACCAGGTCGGTGTCGCGACGGGGCTGGTCTGGACGCCGGTCGGCGGCGAAATCATTTTTGTGGAAGCGACCACCATGAAGGGGAAAGGGACGCTCCTGCTGACGGGTCATTTGGGCGAGGTCATGAAGGAATCCGCTCAAGCGGCCCTGAGTTATGCCCGCGCTCATGCCCGCGAATTCCATATCGACGAGGAATTCTTCGGCAATAACGACATTCATCTGCACGTGCCCGAAGGCGCGATCCCGAAGGATGGCCCATCCGCCGGGATTACGATGGCCACCGCGATGATCTCAGCGTTCACCGGGCGACTGGTCAAGAAATCAGTGGCCATGACCGGCGAGATCACCCTCCGGGGCAACGTGCTCCCGATCGGCGGCCTCAAGGAGAAAGTACTGGCGGCCCACCGTGCGAAGATCCGGTTGGTGATTGTGCCCGCCCTCAACCGGAAAGATCTCAAGGACATTCCCGAGGAGATCCGGAAGGAGATGGAGTTTGTTTTTGTCGACAATGTCAAGTCCGTATTGGATGAGGCCCTCACCTCCGGCGCTAACGAGTCCGAGAAGCAAAAGTCCCTCACCAAATTGAAAGCACGGAAGGGCAGAAGTCAACGCCAACTTGTCCCGGCCCATTGA
- the thiL gene encoding thiamine-phosphate kinase: protein MKFKSEQEFIARIRKRAQKRPVGLVRGIGDDAAVIGSPPGLRWCLTTDLLIEGIHFDLRFDSPHSVGHKSLAAGLSDLAAMGATPRFALISIATPPNRAHGFLPRFYQGFLELADRHNVALIGGDTSSARRQICIDVIAVGSVRAGHEVLRSGARAGDYLFVTGTIGKAALGLDLLRHGKSPAGGREKLAVASHRYPTPRTGAGMQLGKTRLAASMIDISDGLSTDLNHLCKESAVGARVYETRLPFLGATFSKRMLKYALTGGEDYELLFSVREDRVGELHGEIGGVPVREIGRIVPRSKGVRIVRANGAIEPITPAGWDHFR, encoded by the coding sequence ATGAAGTTTAAGTCCGAACAGGAATTTATCGCGCGGATTCGAAAGCGGGCCCAAAAACGGCCCGTGGGATTGGTGCGCGGGATCGGGGATGATGCTGCGGTCATCGGGTCGCCCCCGGGCCTGAGATGGTGTCTCACCACCGATCTCCTGATAGAGGGAATCCACTTTGACCTGCGCTTTGATTCTCCCCATTCCGTGGGGCACAAATCGCTGGCCGCGGGCTTGAGCGACCTCGCCGCCATGGGGGCGACTCCCCGGTTTGCCCTCATTTCGATCGCGACTCCCCCCAACCGTGCTCATGGATTTCTTCCCCGCTTTTACCAGGGTTTCCTGGAACTGGCGGATCGTCACAACGTCGCACTGATCGGCGGGGACACCTCGAGTGCCAGGAGACAAATCTGCATTGACGTCATCGCAGTGGGATCTGTCAGAGCGGGGCATGAGGTCCTGCGTTCAGGGGCCCGGGCGGGAGATTATCTTTTTGTGACGGGTACGATCGGTAAGGCCGCGCTGGGATTGGACCTGCTCCGCCATGGGAAGTCTCCGGCTGGGGGCAGGGAAAAACTCGCCGTGGCGAGCCACCGTTACCCTACTCCTCGCACCGGAGCAGGCATGCAGCTGGGCAAGACCCGCCTCGCGGCCTCCATGATCGATATCAGCGACGGCCTTTCAACCGACCTGAACCATCTCTGCAAGGAGAGTGCGGTGGGGGCGAGAGTTTATGAAACCCGTCTTCCCTTCCTCGGTGCAACTTTTTCCAAGCGGATGTTGAAGTATGCACTTACCGGAGGCGAGGACTATGAACTGCTCTTCTCCGTCCGGGAGGACAGGGTCGGGGAATTGCATGGAGAGATCGGGGGCGTCCCTGTCAGGGAGATCGGGAGAATTGTTCCCCGGAGCAAGGGAGTCAGAATCGTCCGGGCCAATGGGGCCATTGAGCCCATAACACCGGCCGGTTGGGATCACTTCCGATAA
- a CDS encoding DUF2062 domain-containing protein — protein sequence MLRVNLKKEIERLLHIHDSPERTALAFAIGVFFGFSPFLGFHTILALLVAFLFRLNRVASLIGVYLNTPWTVIPVAMASTSLGAKVLGFAGHRYQRFNWHELGSLLFWSHLPQEFRLHYHTLYPFFVGSMICAVVLAIIAYPVCLWFVRTYRHRIQHLKD from the coding sequence ATGCTTCGCGTCAACCTTAAAAAGGAAATTGAAAGGCTGCTTCACATTCACGACAGCCCCGAGCGGACTGCGCTGGCCTTCGCCATCGGGGTTTTCTTTGGGTTTTCGCCTTTCTTGGGTTTCCATACCATCCTGGCACTGCTGGTGGCTTTCCTTTTCCGTCTTAACCGGGTAGCGTCCTTGATCGGAGTGTATTTGAATACGCCCTGGACAGTGATCCCCGTGGCCATGGCTTCAACCTCACTGGGCGCCAAGGTCCTGGGGTTTGCAGGCCATCGTTATCAAAGGTTCAACTGGCATGAACTGGGGAGTCTCCTCTTCTGGTCGCATCTCCCCCAAGAGTTTCGATTGCACTATCACACCCTCTATCCCTTCTTTGTGGGATCGATGATCTGTGCGGTTGTTCTTGCGATCATTGCGTACCCCGTGTGCCTGTGGTTTGTTCGTACTTATCGACACCGCATTCAACACCTGAAGGACTGA
- the aroA gene encoding 3-phosphoshikimate 1-carboxyvinyltransferase, which produces MKPPEDQIQISPCKKLRGSVSVPGDKSISHRLAMLASIAEGESTIANFSTSADCHSTLDCLRALGIDATVRDGTLLTIRGRGLTGFQVPAQPLNAGNSGSTLRMLAGILAGQPFSATLTGDASLCGRPVDRIMEPLSRMGARFEARDHKFPPLKVLGGPLRWISYSPTVSSAQVKTAILFAGLLAEGRTEVIERVPTRNHTEIALPQFGAAIEVSPLSVSVTGRKRLHGSKFIVPGDPSSAAFFVVAGLLVPDAELTLHAVGLNPTRIEFFEFVRAMGGRVQILNLREQNGEPVGDVQVRSSEIEGGFIAPHQVPLLIDEIPILAVAGARSRKGLAIRGAQELRVKESDRIAAVVKNLAAMGAEVKELDDGFEVKGNQLLKGSHLESFGDHRIAMAFSIAALLADSPSIIHGSDCVKISFPAFFSILHSLRG; this is translated from the coding sequence ATGAAACCGCCGGAAGACCAAATTCAGATCAGCCCGTGCAAGAAGCTGCGCGGGAGTGTTTCAGTTCCTGGCGATAAATCGATTTCCCACCGTCTGGCGATGCTGGCCTCCATTGCAGAGGGAGAATCCACGATTGCCAATTTCTCCACCAGCGCCGATTGCCATTCGACCCTGGATTGTCTCCGCGCCCTGGGTATTGATGCCACCGTTCGTGATGGGACTCTCCTGACTATTCGAGGACGCGGCCTGACGGGATTCCAAGTGCCGGCTCAACCCTTGAATGCCGGGAATTCGGGCTCGACCTTGCGGATGCTCGCAGGCATTCTTGCGGGCCAACCCTTTTCCGCCACTCTGACCGGGGATGCATCCCTTTGCGGGCGGCCCGTGGATCGAATCATGGAACCGCTCTCGCGCATGGGAGCACGCTTCGAGGCACGCGATCACAAGTTTCCACCTCTGAAGGTGTTGGGCGGCCCTCTTCGATGGATCTCCTACAGCCCCACCGTTTCAAGTGCACAGGTAAAAACCGCCATTCTCTTCGCCGGTCTTCTGGCGGAAGGCCGAACCGAGGTCATAGAACGCGTCCCGACCCGCAACCACACCGAGATCGCCCTGCCACAGTTCGGCGCTGCCATTGAAGTCAGTCCCCTGTCCGTTTCAGTGACCGGCAGGAAACGCTTGCATGGAAGTAAGTTCATCGTGCCGGGCGACCCTTCATCCGCCGCGTTCTTTGTGGTGGCAGGACTGCTGGTCCCTGACGCAGAATTGACTCTCCATGCAGTCGGATTAAATCCCACCCGAATTGAGTTCTTCGAATTCGTCAGAGCCATGGGGGGGAGAGTTCAGATTCTGAATCTCCGGGAGCAGAATGGTGAACCGGTAGGAGATGTGCAGGTCCGCTCCAGCGAAATCGAGGGCGGGTTCATTGCTCCTCACCAGGTCCCCTTGCTGATTGACGAGATTCCCATTCTGGCCGTGGCGGGGGCCAGAAGCCGGAAGGGGCTGGCGATTCGCGGAGCACAGGAACTTCGAGTCAAAGAGAGCGACCGCATTGCCGCGGTCGTAAAAAACCTTGCAGCCATGGGCGCCGAAGTAAAAGAATTGGACGACGGATTTGAAGTGAAAGGCAACCAACTATTGAAAGGATCACACCTCGAATCTTTTGGAGACCATCGTATCGCCATGGCGTTTTCCATCGCCGCGCTCCTCGCGGATTCCCCTTCTATCATCCATGGATCTGATTGTGTGAAGATATCCTTCCCTGCCTTCTTTAGTATTCTGCATTCCCTTCGGGGTTGA